One Terriglobia bacterium genomic region harbors:
- a CDS encoding peptidase U62: MRKSILIFALLAVSLTSLALADDKSAIATDDHGDPVLKAMLTELRRSQEKLQLGEMQRPYYIDYQVTELRDFSAEATLGALRGDHTNLVRVVRVVVRIGDYKQDSYYGEGVGTVEGLPIDNQEMALRRQLWLATDKAYKSALGGLSEKQAALKNLQTESEVADFAQEKPTPSVHEPAKLDLDFSAWKQRVRANSDLFRRDPSLDNSSAFFNVRVLNRYYVNTEGAITRNGKAVYTYGFSGSAQADDAMRLERSQGYVVTRPEELPKPEEAEKDTQRLIATFAALRKAPLAEDEYRGPVLFSADAATALFERLIVPNVLGIRPELGNSARTRGDFASAYKSRVLPDFFTVVDDPRSKKIDGQTLAGSYDVDDEGTAAQTVTVIDKGVLTNYLLGREPIRDFPHSNGHGRTSLAGPPRSQISNLIFSAANGVSFEELKKKLIAMCKDQGRPYGYYVETTGPQLTPRLLWRVYVNDGHMELVRGAVFHLLDTRALRTGIVAAGNDVYVYNRSEPLPSSIVAPSLLFDELEIQRSNRTKEKLPNYPAPALAAK; this comes from the coding sequence ATGCGCAAATCCATTTTGATCTTTGCTCTGCTCGCGGTTTCGCTGACCTCGCTGGCTTTGGCCGACGACAAATCGGCCATCGCAACCGATGATCATGGCGATCCGGTGCTCAAGGCCATGCTGACCGAACTGAGGCGTTCCCAGGAAAAACTACAACTGGGCGAGATGCAGCGTCCTTACTACATTGATTATCAAGTGACTGAGCTCAGAGATTTTTCCGCGGAGGCCACGCTGGGAGCTTTGCGCGGCGACCATACCAACCTGGTCCGCGTGGTGCGTGTGGTGGTCCGCATTGGCGACTACAAGCAGGACAGCTATTACGGCGAAGGCGTGGGCACGGTGGAAGGGCTGCCCATTGACAACCAGGAAATGGCGTTGCGCCGCCAGCTCTGGCTGGCCACCGACAAAGCGTACAAGTCCGCGCTGGGCGGGCTCAGCGAAAAACAGGCCGCGCTGAAAAACCTGCAGACGGAAAGCGAAGTCGCCGACTTTGCCCAGGAGAAGCCCACGCCGTCCGTCCACGAGCCGGCCAAGCTGGACTTGGATTTTAGCGCGTGGAAACAGCGCGTTCGCGCCAACTCTGACTTGTTCCGTCGCGACCCAAGTCTGGACAACTCCAGCGCGTTCTTCAATGTCCGGGTACTGAACCGTTATTACGTAAACACGGAAGGGGCCATCACGCGCAACGGCAAGGCCGTTTATACCTATGGGTTCTCCGGCTCTGCCCAGGCGGACGACGCTATGCGCTTGGAGCGCAGCCAAGGATACGTGGTCACCCGGCCGGAAGAACTGCCCAAACCGGAAGAAGCGGAAAAAGATACGCAGCGGCTGATCGCCACCTTTGCCGCGCTGCGCAAGGCGCCGCTGGCGGAAGATGAATATCGCGGCCCGGTGCTGTTCTCAGCCGACGCGGCGACCGCACTGTTTGAACGCCTGATCGTCCCCAACGTGCTGGGCATCCGCCCGGAGCTGGGGAACTCAGCGCGCACCCGCGGCGATTTTGCTTCCGCGTACAAGAGCCGGGTGCTGCCGGACTTCTTTACCGTGGTGGACGATCCCCGGTCGAAGAAAATTGACGGGCAGACGCTGGCCGGCAGCTATGACGTGGACGATGAAGGCACGGCCGCCCAGACGGTCACGGTGATTGACAAGGGCGTACTGACCAACTACCTGCTAGGACGGGAGCCCATCCGCGACTTTCCGCATTCCAACGGCCACGGGCGCACGTCGCTGGCCGGACCGCCGCGCTCGCAAATCTCCAATTTGATTTTCAGCGCCGCCAACGGGGTGAGCTTTGAAGAACTGAAGAAAAAGTTGATCGCCATGTGCAAGGACCAGGGCCGTCCGTACGGTTATTACGTGGAGACCACCGGGCCGCAGTTGACGCCGCGTCTGCTGTGGCGCGTGTACGTGAACGATGGCCACATGGAACTGGTCCGCGGCGCGGTCTTCCACCTGCTGGATACGCGCGCTTTGAGGACTGGTATCGTCGCCGCCGGCAATGACGTCTATGTCTACAACCGTTCGGAGCCGTTGCCCAGTTCCATCGTTGCGCCGTCCTTGCTGTTTGACGAATTGGAAATCCAGCGCTCCAACCGCACCAAGGAAAAACTGCCAAACTATCCGGCGCCGGCGCTGGCGGCAAAGTAG
- a CDS encoding GxxExxY protein translates to MTAKDAKAAKNENELSKLILDAAFRVHSAIGPGLLESAYEACLAYELRNEGLTVLTQVPLPLVYREVRLDVGYRLDLLVEDLVVVEVKSVDGLAAIHTAQVLSYLKLSTKKLGILINFNSLHLRDGIRRVVSGL, encoded by the coding sequence TTGACCGCAAAGGACGCAAAGGCCGCTAAGAACGAAAATGAGCTGAGCAAGCTTATCCTGGATGCTGCGTTTCGCGTGCACTCGGCGATTGGGCCGGGTCTGCTGGAGAGTGCATATGAGGCTTGTCTGGCCTATGAGTTGCGTAACGAAGGCTTGACGGTGCTGACGCAAGTTCCTTTGCCGCTTGTCTACCGAGAGGTAAGGCTTGACGTCGGTTACCGCCTTGATCTCCTGGTTGAAGACCTAGTCGTAGTCGAGGTGAAATCAGTAGACGGACTCGCGGCAATCCATACCGCCCAGGTTTTGTCTTACTTGAAGCTCAGCACCAAAAAGCTGGGAATCCTCATCAATTTCAATTCTCTGCACTTGCGTGACGGTATCCGGCGGGTAGTGAGCGGCTTGTGA
- the gcvPB gene encoding aminomethyl-transferring glycine dehydrogenase subunit GcvPB, with product MSDKDIKKATRHISQNEGLIFENSSPGKRGYRLAPLDVPAVDPQKALGAAARKDLGNMPEVSEMEIIRHFTRLSTWNYAIDLGMYPLGSCTMKYNARVNEVVVRMGGLAEAHPYQPEKTAQGALRVMKTLADCLLDITGMDAITLQPAAGAHGEMTGILLIHACLKSRGNPRKKILIPDSAHGTNPATAAICGYAVENLKSNAQGMVDIASLEAQMNEDVAGLMLTNPNTLGIFEQEIHTIAEILHKKGGLLYMDGANMNALVGKTRPGDFGVDVMHLNLHKTFSTPHGGGGPGSGPVACKKILEPFLPKPVVVAKSDGTLALDYDRPQSVGRVRMFYGNFGMHVRALAYIMANGPDGLRQTTEDAVLNANYIRKKLQGAYDLPYATPTMHEVVFSDHIQTEKGIKTGDIAKRLIDYGFHPYTVSFPLVVHGALMIEPTESESLEELDLFIDAMKAIARECQDDPEMVKTAPHNTRVSRLDETAAARKPVLRWKP from the coding sequence ATGAGCGATAAGGACATCAAGAAAGCTACGCGGCACATCAGCCAGAATGAAGGCCTGATTTTTGAAAACTCGTCGCCGGGCAAGCGGGGCTATCGTCTGGCGCCGCTGGACGTGCCGGCGGTTGATCCGCAAAAGGCGTTGGGCGCGGCCGCTCGCAAGGACCTTGGCAACATGCCGGAAGTAAGCGAGATGGAGATCATCCGCCACTTCACGCGTCTCTCCACATGGAACTACGCGATTGATCTGGGCATGTATCCGCTGGGCTCGTGCACCATGAAGTACAACGCGCGCGTGAATGAAGTGGTGGTGCGCATGGGCGGGTTGGCGGAAGCCCATCCTTATCAACCGGAGAAGACCGCCCAAGGCGCGCTGCGGGTGATGAAGACCCTGGCCGATTGCCTGCTGGACATCACCGGCATGGACGCCATCACGCTGCAGCCGGCGGCCGGCGCGCACGGCGAGATGACCGGCATCTTGCTGATCCACGCGTGCCTGAAGTCGCGCGGCAATCCGCGCAAGAAGATCCTGATCCCGGATTCAGCGCACGGCACCAACCCGGCCACCGCGGCCATCTGCGGCTACGCCGTGGAGAACCTCAAATCCAACGCGCAGGGCATGGTGGACATCGCGTCTCTAGAGGCGCAGATGAATGAAGACGTCGCCGGGCTCATGCTGACCAATCCCAACACGCTGGGGATTTTCGAGCAGGAGATCCACACGATCGCCGAGATCCTGCACAAAAAAGGCGGACTGCTGTACATGGACGGCGCCAACATGAATGCGCTCGTCGGCAAGACCCGTCCCGGTGACTTTGGCGTGGACGTGATGCACCTGAACCTGCACAAGACTTTTTCCACGCCGCACGGCGGCGGCGGTCCGGGATCAGGTCCCGTGGCTTGCAAGAAGATACTGGAGCCGTTCCTGCCCAAGCCGGTTGTCGTCGCGAAATCGGACGGCACGCTGGCGCTGGACTACGATCGTCCGCAGTCGGTGGGGCGAGTGCGCATGTTCTACGGCAACTTTGGCATGCATGTGCGCGCGCTGGCTTACATCATGGCCAACGGTCCTGACGGCCTGCGCCAGACCACGGAAGACGCGGTGCTGAACGCCAACTACATTCGCAAAAAGCTGCAGGGCGCGTACGACCTGCCTTACGCCACGCCTACCATGCACGAAGTGGTCTTCAGCGACCACATCCAGACGGAAAAAGGCATCAAGACCGGCGACATCGCCAAGCGGCTGATTGACTACGGCTTCCATCCCTATACGGTGTCGTTCCCGCTGGTGGTGCACGGCGCGCTGATGATTGAGCCGACGGAGAGTGAATCGCTGGAAGAACTGGACTTGTTCATTGACGCCATGAAAGCCATCGCCCGCGAGTGCCAGGACGATCCGGAGATGGTGAAGACCGCGCCTCATAACACGCGCGTCTCCCGCCTGGATGAAACGGCGGCGGCGAGGAAGCCGGTGCTGCGGTGGAAGCCTTAG
- the gcvH gene encoding glycine cleavage system protein GcvH — MAYPKDYKYTKEHEWIQVSGNAGTVGITSHAQEALGDIVFVELPKVGAQLQQGKSFGTVESVKAVSELYAPASGKVTAVNDALNQTPENVNKDAHAAWMIKIELSNPGEVNALLSADDYEKYVAEEK, encoded by the coding sequence ATGGCATATCCCAAAGATTACAAGTACACCAAAGAGCACGAGTGGATCCAAGTGAGCGGCAACGCCGGCACGGTGGGCATCACCAGCCACGCCCAGGAAGCGCTGGGCGACATCGTTTTTGTCGAACTGCCCAAGGTCGGCGCACAGTTGCAACAGGGCAAAAGCTTCGGGACGGTGGAGTCGGTGAAGGCTGTGTCTGAACTTTACGCGCCGGCTTCCGGCAAGGTGACGGCCGTCAATGACGCGCTCAATCAGACTCCGGAGAATGTGAACAAGGATGCGCACGCCGCCTGGATGATCAAGATCGAGCTTTCCAATCCAGGCGAAGTCAACGCGTTGCTCTCCGCGGACGACTATGAGAAGTACGTGGCGGAAGAGAAGTAA
- the mutL gene encoding DNA mismatch repair endonuclease MutL: MGRIHVLSEHVANKIAAGEVVERPASVLKELLENSLDAGATRIRVQVEAGGRKLVQVTDNGCGMVRDDALLAFERHATSKIKDAEDLLNIHTLGFRGEALPSIASVSRMLLETRAPEEDSGTVLEIAGGKILRVEDAGLPQGTSIAVRDLFFNTPARKKFLKAESTELSHIASLVTHYALAHPEKHFELHSATNAMLVAAPVESHAQRIYQVFGRETLDQLVPLAATVKLERVGIPEPPPWRRDEDYQPPVPGDMRLHGFISKPEVQKLNRNSIFIFVNNRLIRDRLVQHALTEAYRNILPPTVFPVVLLFIELPNAEVDANVHPSKTEVRFRQHSLVHDFVRDSVRAALMKARPVPEFTREIHAQPTAAPGLTPGARMADEGVAGGPADNASLPSGARDEFSLQAPAQLPMSGRLQFAGAPIPIEANAAVSGFGPIAAPVLTWKTNGHGDACGNVLADEPQEIPDALVLASLKPLGQVRDSFILAVNADGLWIIDQHVAHERVLFERILRERSRSQASQEGQRMLMPLIVELSPGQQAVFTEISEELRRNGFEAELFGARTVAVKTAPAGVPPADVEKMLLELLDQFQQEEQALNLEKIRARIAASIACHAAIKINMPLEQNKMEWLLQELAKTECPMTCPHGRPVVLRYSVKEIQKAFKRI; encoded by the coding sequence ATGGGCCGCATCCACGTTCTTTCAGAACACGTCGCCAACAAAATCGCCGCCGGCGAAGTGGTGGAGCGTCCCGCGTCCGTGTTAAAGGAGCTGCTGGAAAATTCTTTGGACGCCGGGGCCACGCGCATCCGCGTGCAAGTGGAAGCCGGCGGACGGAAGCTGGTCCAGGTCACCGACAACGGCTGCGGCATGGTGCGCGACGACGCACTGCTGGCCTTCGAACGGCACGCGACGTCCAAGATCAAAGACGCCGAAGACCTGCTGAACATCCACACGCTGGGCTTCCGCGGGGAAGCGCTGCCCTCCATTGCCAGCGTCTCGCGCATGCTGCTGGAGACGCGCGCGCCGGAAGAAGACAGCGGCACCGTGCTGGAGATTGCCGGCGGCAAGATCCTCCGGGTGGAAGACGCCGGGCTGCCGCAGGGGACGTCCATCGCCGTGCGCGATTTGTTCTTCAATACTCCCGCGCGCAAGAAATTTCTGAAGGCCGAGTCCACGGAGCTTTCGCACATCGCGTCGCTGGTCACGCACTATGCGCTGGCGCATCCGGAAAAACATTTTGAATTGCATTCGGCCACCAACGCCATGCTTGTGGCGGCGCCGGTGGAGTCGCACGCGCAGCGCATCTACCAGGTCTTTGGCCGCGAAACCCTGGACCAGCTTGTTCCTCTTGCGGCGACCGTGAAGCTGGAGCGGGTGGGAATCCCTGAACCGCCGCCCTGGCGCCGCGACGAAGATTACCAGCCGCCAGTGCCGGGTGACATGCGCCTGCACGGTTTCATCTCCAAGCCGGAAGTGCAGAAGCTGAACCGCAACTCGATCTTCATTTTCGTGAACAACCGGCTGATCCGCGATCGCCTGGTGCAACACGCGCTGACCGAGGCGTACCGCAACATCCTTCCGCCCACGGTGTTTCCCGTGGTGCTGCTGTTCATCGAGCTGCCTAATGCGGAAGTGGATGCCAACGTCCATCCGTCGAAGACGGAGGTGCGGTTCCGCCAGCATTCCCTGGTGCATGATTTTGTGCGCGACTCGGTGCGCGCGGCGCTGATGAAGGCGCGTCCGGTGCCGGAGTTCACCCGCGAGATTCACGCGCAGCCCACGGCGGCTCCGGGACTGACGCCGGGAGCACGCATGGCCGATGAAGGCGTGGCCGGCGGGCCGGCGGACAACGCTTCCTTGCCATCCGGCGCGCGCGATGAGTTCTCCCTGCAGGCCCCGGCGCAGCTTCCAATGAGCGGGCGTTTGCAGTTTGCCGGCGCGCCGATCCCCATTGAAGCCAACGCCGCGGTGAGCGGCTTTGGCCCGATTGCCGCGCCGGTACTTACGTGGAAGACGAACGGCCACGGCGATGCCTGCGGCAACGTGCTGGCCGACGAACCGCAGGAAATCCCAGACGCGCTGGTGCTCGCCAGCCTGAAACCGCTGGGCCAGGTGCGCGATTCGTTCATCCTGGCCGTGAACGCGGACGGCCTGTGGATCATTGACCAGCACGTGGCCCACGAGCGCGTCCTGTTTGAACGCATCCTGCGCGAGCGCAGCCGCAGCCAGGCGTCGCAGGAGGGCCAGCGCATGCTCATGCCGCTGATCGTGGAACTCTCGCCCGGCCAGCAGGCGGTGTTTACTGAAATCTCTGAAGAGCTGCGCCGCAACGGCTTTGAAGCGGAGCTGTTTGGAGCGCGCACGGTGGCCGTCAAGACTGCCCCGGCGGGCGTGCCGCCTGCGGACGTCGAAAAGATGCTGCTGGAATTGCTCGACCAGTTCCAACAGGAAGAGCAGGCGCTGAACCTGGAGAAGATCCGGGCGAGGATCGCCGCCAGCATCGCCTGCCACGCGGCCATCAAGATCAACATGCCGCTGGAACAAAACAAAATGGAGTGGCTGCTGCAGGAACTGGCCAAAACGGAGTGTCCGATGACGTGTCCGCACGGGCGTCCGGTGGTGCTGCGGTATTCTGTGAAAGAGATACAGAAGGCGTTCAAGCGGATTTGA
- the gcvPA gene encoding aminomethyl-transferring glycine dehydrogenase subunit GcvPA, translating into MRYLPKSPADREKMLADIGIKSIDELFSPIPAQYRLSRDLKVPRQMGESEIIDYFRARAAENAEGYAFFLGAGAYRHYRPVVIDALISRGEFFTAYTPYQPEIAQGTLQAIFEFQTMICELTGMEVANASMYDGSTGAAEALLMAVRVTGRKSALVARTVHPEYREVINTYVQHQGLPVSDFGYLENGRVDLADLEKKITGDTACVLIQSPNFFGTIEDVAAVADLVHKKGALLVVSIAEALSLGVVKPPVEADIVSMESQSFGVPLGYGGPYAGVLATKEKFVRQIPGRLVGQTVDQNGKRGFVLTLSTREQHIRREKATSNICTNQALIATMATIYMTIYGREGLKELASQNLSKAAYAAGEFARKGKVLFGGAPRFHEFVVQTKEDPKIINDRLVEKKIIGGFPLARYYPELGNAALWCCTELNSKEQIDTAVQAVGQ; encoded by the coding sequence ATGCGCTATCTTCCCAAATCACCTGCTGACCGCGAGAAGATGCTGGCTGACATCGGCATCAAGTCCATCGACGAACTGTTTTCGCCAATTCCGGCGCAATACAGGCTCAGCCGCGACCTGAAAGTGCCGCGGCAGATGGGCGAGTCAGAGATCATTGACTATTTCCGCGCGCGCGCTGCGGAGAATGCGGAAGGCTACGCGTTTTTTCTAGGCGCGGGAGCGTACCGCCATTACCGTCCCGTGGTGATTGACGCGCTCATCTCGCGCGGCGAGTTCTTTACCGCCTACACGCCGTACCAGCCGGAAATCGCGCAGGGAACACTGCAAGCCATCTTTGAATTCCAGACCATGATTTGCGAACTCACAGGCATGGAAGTGGCCAACGCTTCCATGTATGACGGGTCCACCGGCGCGGCGGAAGCGTTGTTGATGGCCGTCCGCGTGACCGGACGCAAATCTGCTCTGGTGGCGCGCACCGTGCACCCCGAGTATCGCGAGGTCATTAATACTTACGTGCAGCACCAGGGGCTTCCGGTGAGCGACTTCGGCTACCTGGAAAACGGCCGCGTAGATTTGGCCGACCTGGAAAAGAAGATCACCGGTGATACCGCCTGCGTGCTCATCCAGTCGCCCAATTTCTTTGGGACGATTGAAGATGTAGCGGCGGTCGCCGATCTGGTGCACAAGAAGGGCGCGCTGCTGGTGGTGTCCATTGCCGAGGCGCTGTCCCTGGGCGTGGTCAAGCCGCCGGTGGAAGCCGATATCGTCAGCATGGAATCGCAATCGTTCGGCGTGCCGCTCGGTTACGGCGGACCTTACGCCGGAGTGCTGGCGACGAAAGAGAAATTCGTCCGCCAGATCCCCGGCCGCCTGGTGGGACAGACGGTTGACCAGAACGGCAAGCGAGGCTTTGTGCTTACACTCTCCACGCGCGAGCAGCACATCCGCCGCGAGAAGGCCACGTCCAACATTTGCACCAACCAGGCGCTCATCGCGACCATGGCCACCATTTATATGACGATTTACGGGCGCGAAGGCTTGAAGGAGTTGGCGTCGCAAAACCTGTCCAAAGCAGCTTACGCCGCAGGTGAGTTCGCGAGGAAGGGCAAAGTCCTTTTCGGCGGCGCGCCGCGCTTCCATGAATTTGTGGTGCAGACCAAGGAAGACCCAAAAATAATTAACGACCGGCTGGTGGAAAAGAAGATCATAGGCGGGTTCCCGCTCGCCCGGTATTACCCGGAGCTGGGCAACGCCGCGCTGTGGTGCTGCACGGAATTGAACAGCAAAGAACAGATTGATACGGCAGTCCAGGCGGTGGGCCAATGA
- a CDS encoding peptidase U62 → MSSFKSLFLGLVLLVLPVPAVFAQAGSSSTPDPVLLRTLQQEMDRAMTSLSKADPAPYFISYAASDDSSLVIAASNGALLANANRHERSVDISVRVGSRDLDNTHGENRFHSVVTTALPLDDRADAIARVLWLNTDRMYKRAAQAYLEVKTNTKVRAEEEDASPDFTTEKPQVFAGKMAAAPVFDHREWEDRVRRLSAIFSKYPDIERSNIILLVQDGKRYFVSSEGTKIVDGRVLIRVLALGSTRSSDGMDLARSETFDASTFDKLASEQVMAAKIEKIAQDLQKLKKAPIVEPFNGPALLSGRAAAVFFHEVVGHRLEGQRQRGENEGQTFTKDVGHSVLPAFLSVEDDPTLATLGGVELSGQYGYDEEGEKSQRVELISNGVLKQFLMSRMPVKGFEHSNGHGRAQDGMMPVGRQGNLIVRSTKSIPDDQLRQALIDEVKKQGKPFGLYFEDIAGGFTLTMRNMPQAFQVMPLMVWKVYPDGRPDELVRGVDIIGTPRNALSRIELTGQKMDVFNGECGAESGSVPVAAAAPAMLFSEIEVQKVAQGHDRPPVLPPPGPEKAGDGDAKKEAR, encoded by the coding sequence ATGTCTTCTTTCAAGTCTTTATTCCTCGGACTGGTATTACTGGTCCTGCCCGTTCCGGCGGTTTTTGCCCAGGCCGGCTCCAGTTCCACCCCTGATCCGGTTTTGCTGCGCACGCTGCAGCAGGAGATGGACCGCGCCATGACGTCGCTGAGCAAGGCGGACCCGGCGCCGTACTTCATCAGCTACGCGGCCAGCGACGATTCCAGCCTGGTCATTGCCGCCAGCAACGGCGCGCTTCTGGCCAACGCCAACCGGCATGAACGCTCGGTGGATATTTCCGTGCGCGTGGGCAGCCGGGACCTGGACAACACGCACGGTGAGAACCGCTTCCATTCGGTGGTCACCACGGCGTTGCCGCTGGACGACCGGGCAGACGCCATTGCGCGCGTGCTGTGGCTCAACACGGACCGCATGTACAAACGGGCCGCCCAGGCTTATCTGGAGGTAAAGACCAACACTAAGGTGCGCGCGGAAGAAGAAGATGCGTCGCCGGACTTTACCACGGAAAAACCCCAGGTATTCGCGGGCAAGATGGCGGCTGCGCCGGTGTTTGATCATCGCGAGTGGGAAGACCGGGTGCGGCGGTTGTCAGCGATCTTCTCCAAGTATCCAGACATTGAACGCTCCAACATCATACTGCTGGTGCAGGACGGCAAACGGTATTTCGTCTCCAGCGAAGGCACCAAGATTGTGGACGGGCGTGTTCTGATTCGCGTGCTGGCCCTGGGCAGCACGCGATCGTCGGACGGCATGGACCTGGCGCGGTCGGAAACCTTTGACGCTTCGACGTTTGACAAGCTCGCGTCCGAGCAAGTGATGGCCGCCAAGATCGAAAAGATTGCGCAGGACCTGCAGAAGCTGAAGAAAGCGCCCATCGTAGAGCCGTTCAACGGCCCGGCCTTGCTCTCCGGACGCGCGGCCGCCGTGTTCTTCCATGAAGTGGTTGGACACCGCCTGGAAGGGCAGCGCCAGCGTGGCGAAAATGAAGGCCAGACGTTTACCAAGGACGTGGGCCACAGCGTGCTCCCAGCGTTCCTGAGCGTGGAAGATGATCCCACTCTGGCCACGCTGGGCGGCGTCGAACTGAGCGGCCAGTACGGCTACGACGAAGAAGGCGAGAAGAGCCAGCGAGTGGAGCTGATCTCGAACGGCGTGCTGAAACAGTTTTTGATGTCGCGCATGCCGGTGAAGGGTTTTGAGCATTCCAACGGCCACGGGCGCGCGCAGGATGGCATGATGCCGGTGGGCCGGCAAGGGAATTTGATCGTGCGCTCCACCAAAAGCATTCCTGACGACCAGCTTCGCCAGGCTCTGATTGACGAAGTGAAAAAACAGGGCAAGCCTTTTGGGCTGTACTTTGAAGACATTGCCGGCGGGTTCACGCTGACCATGCGCAACATGCCGCAGGCCTTTCAGGTGATGCCGCTTATGGTTTGGAAAGTTTATCCGGATGGCCGTCCGGACGAACTGGTCCGCGGCGTGGACATTATCGGCACGCCGCGCAACGCGCTCAGCCGCATTGAATTGACGGGCCAGAAGATGGATGTGTTCAACGGAGAGTGTGGCGCTGAATCGGGCTCGGTGCCGGTGGCTGCCGCCGCTCCCGCCATGTTGTTCTCAGAGATTGAAGTCCAGAAAGTCGCGCAGGGGCATGACCGGCCTCCGGTCCTGCCGCCACCGGGGCCGGAAAAAGCTGGTGACGGCGACGCGAAAAAGGAGGCCCGCTAA
- the gcvT gene encoding glycine cleavage system aminomethyltransferase GcvT produces the protein MLTYKVAYGPAAGPCLLITILLEGKPSLSSTVEGQTLRKTALNALHRRLGAKMVDFGGWDMPVEYPATGGLMKEHLAVRTGVGLFDVSHMGDILLRGPDALAATQWISMNDASKLQEGQAHYSALLYPEGTFVDDVIVHKLGQNDYLLVINAGTREKDYGWVKKNVSRFRCHADDVGDYYTQIAIQGPKAEATLQKLVNVDLSQMKNYWFKHGTVCGLPNTMIARTGYTAEDGFEIYVPSDVPTSERVWNEVMEAGNPFGAIPCGLGARNTLRLEGRMALYGHEISDTINVWEAGLDRFCKMDKGDFIGRAALEKAKAAGLKRTLVGLEAVDRGIPRDGYKVFDAAGAEIGYVTSGSYAPFLKKNIALAYVPSQHSALDHEVFVEIRGQKVKCKVAPTPFYKRAKKA, from the coding sequence ATGTTAACCTACAAGGTTGCTTACGGCCCGGCGGCGGGCCCTTGTCTCCTGATCACAATTTTGCTGGAAGGGAAACCAAGCTTGTCCTCAACCGTGGAAGGCCAGACGCTCCGGAAGACTGCGCTCAACGCTCTGCACCGGCGGCTGGGCGCCAAGATGGTGGACTTTGGCGGCTGGGACATGCCGGTGGAGTATCCCGCGACCGGCGGCCTGATGAAGGAACACCTGGCCGTCCGCACCGGCGTGGGGCTGTTTGACGTTTCCCACATGGGCGATATCCTGCTGCGCGGGCCGGACGCGCTGGCCGCCACGCAGTGGATCAGCATGAACGATGCGTCCAAGCTGCAGGAAGGCCAGGCGCACTACTCGGCGTTGCTGTACCCGGAAGGCACGTTCGTAGACGACGTGATCGTCCACAAGCTGGGCCAGAACGATTACTTGCTGGTGATCAACGCCGGCACGCGGGAAAAAGATTACGGCTGGGTCAAGAAGAACGTAAGCCGCTTTCGCTGCCACGCGGACGATGTGGGCGACTACTACACGCAAATCGCCATCCAGGGTCCCAAGGCCGAAGCCACCTTGCAGAAGCTGGTCAACGTTGACCTCTCGCAGATGAAAAACTACTGGTTCAAGCACGGCACGGTCTGCGGGCTGCCCAACACCATGATCGCCCGCACCGGATACACCGCGGAAGATGGCTTTGAGATTTACGTGCCGTCGGACGTCCCGACCAGCGAGCGTGTCTGGAATGAAGTGATGGAAGCCGGAAACCCATTTGGCGCGATACCCTGCGGACTGGGGGCGCGCAACACGCTGCGCTTGGAAGGCCGCATGGCGCTCTACGGCCACGAAATCTCAGACACCATCAACGTCTGGGAAGCCGGCCTGGACCGTTTCTGCAAAATGGACAAAGGCGACTTCATCGGACGCGCGGCGCTGGAAAAGGCCAAAGCCGCCGGACTGAAGCGAACGCTGGTGGGGCTGGAAGCGGTGGACCGCGGCATTCCGCGCGATGGCTACAAAGTTTTTGACGCCGCCGGCGCGGAGATCGGCTACGTGACCAGCGGATCGTACGCTCCGTTTTTGAAAAAGAACATTGCTCTGGCCTACGTCCCGTCGCAGCATTCGGCGCTGGACCACGAAGTTTTTGTGGAGATCCGCGGCCAGAAGGTGAAGTGCAAAGTGGCGCCAACCCCGTTTTACAAGCGCGCGAAGAAGGCGTAG